One window from the genome of Natronomonas pharaonis DSM 2160 encodes:
- a CDS encoding SWIM zinc finger family protein has product MTSKLDFEAERDDGSESWDRSDPLNAVICRMSWREWAVALPDGDEAHICELHHDGRGYQGRCDCQGFKFHSGPCAHLIALRKADALGLHDARGDRIELASDDRRHADDIEDAVDRAATDGGRNR; this is encoded by the coding sequence ATGACTTCTAAACTCGACTTCGAGGCCGAACGCGACGACGGCAGCGAATCGTGGGACCGCTCCGACCCACTAAACGCCGTTATCTGCCGGATGTCGTGGCGCGAGTGGGCCGTCGCACTCCCCGACGGCGACGAAGCACATATCTGCGAGCTGCACCACGACGGCCGCGGCTATCAGGGCCGCTGTGACTGTCAGGGCTTCAAATTCCACAGCGGGCCGTGTGCTCATCTCATCGCCCTGCGGAAAGCCGACGCCCTCGGCCTGCACGACGCCCGCGGCGACCGCATCGAGCTCGCATCCGACGACCGCCGGCACGCCGACGACATCGAGGACGCGGTCGACCGAGCCGCCACCGACGGAGGACGCAACCGATGA
- a CDS encoding CBS pair associated ParBc domain-containing protein has protein sequence MDAPDDGLDSRDKPKVDDYMTRDVATVSPDDTVEDVAQRIADSDSHSGYPVCDGRTVDGFVSARDLLLAEDHEPIFKVMTEDIIVAHPDMKLTDAARVILRSGIQQLPVVDDAGNLVGIISNADVIRSQIERATPEKVGKLKETLENIHGVEATEDRRTVELNSLTPTQTKVYTDELEGRSYELENGLAEPLVVIDNAGELLLADGHHRVKAASRLGIEEMDAYVIVLDRRVELGMAETARKCDLERIEDIQEVDYAHHPLVETTERLQEE, from the coding sequence ATGGACGCCCCGGACGACGGCCTCGACAGCAGGGATAAGCCGAAAGTCGACGACTACATGACACGCGATGTCGCGACGGTATCGCCCGACGACACCGTCGAAGACGTCGCCCAGCGCATTGCCGACAGTGACTCTCACAGCGGCTATCCGGTCTGTGACGGCCGGACAGTCGACGGCTTCGTCAGCGCCCGGGACTTACTGCTCGCCGAGGACCACGAACCGATTTTCAAGGTGATGACCGAAGATATCATCGTCGCTCACCCGGACATGAAGCTCACTGATGCTGCCCGCGTCATCCTCCGGTCGGGCATCCAGCAGCTCCCGGTCGTCGACGATGCCGGCAATCTCGTCGGTATCATCTCCAATGCCGACGTCATCCGCTCGCAGATCGAGCGGGCGACCCCGGAGAAGGTCGGCAAGCTGAAGGAGACACTGGAAAACATCCACGGCGTCGAAGCCACGGAGGACCGACGGACGGTCGAGCTGAACTCGCTGACGCCGACACAGACGAAGGTCTACACCGATGAACTCGAAGGGCGAAGCTACGAGCTGGAAAACGGTCTTGCAGAGCCGCTCGTAGTAATCGACAACGCCGGCGAGCTGCTGCTCGCCGACGGCCACCACCGGGTCAAGGCCGCCAGCCGGCTCGGTATCGAGGAAATGGATGCCTACGTTATCGTTCTGGACCGGCGGGTTGAGCTCGGGATGGCCGAAACGGCCCGCAAGTGCGACCTCGAACGCATCGAGGATATCCAAGAGGTCGACTACGCCCACCACCCGCTGGTCGAGACGACCGAGCGGCTTCAAGAAGAGTAG
- the trmY gene encoding tRNA (pseudouridine(54)-N(1))-methyltransferase TrmY, which produces MRQFIVIGHDVPTDPDAVSLADLPGAGRLDVLCRCLNSAFFLSHDLRDNVRVWLVVGDEYAIRFEGSELRRLNPDERSTAALVRGALAAREKAIGSMAANPSPGVYIRTQSLSGLLESVADDGPLVTLHEDGQPVVDIDPSAEPTFVLSDHHSFDDAETALLAAHADRRVSLGPEPLHADHAITVAHNYLDTDGYNRY; this is translated from the coding sequence ATGCGACAGTTCATCGTCATCGGCCACGATGTCCCGACCGACCCCGACGCGGTCTCGCTTGCAGACCTTCCCGGGGCTGGCCGGCTCGATGTCCTCTGCCGGTGTCTCAACAGCGCTTTCTTCCTGTCTCACGACCTCCGGGATAACGTCCGGGTATGGCTTGTTGTCGGCGACGAGTACGCTATCCGCTTCGAGGGAAGCGAACTCCGCCGGCTGAACCCGGACGAGCGCTCGACGGCAGCGCTCGTCCGAGGGGCGCTTGCGGCCCGCGAGAAAGCTATCGGCTCGATGGCAGCCAACCCTTCACCCGGCGTCTACATCCGCACGCAGTCACTTTCCGGGCTACTGGAGTCGGTCGCAGACGACGGCCCGCTCGTGACACTCCACGAGGACGGCCAACCGGTCGTCGACATCGACCCGTCCGCCGAGCCGACCTTCGTCCTGTCTGACCACCACTCCTTCGACGACGCTGAGACAGCACTGCTTGCTGCTCACGCCGACCGGCGCGTCTCGCTGGGTCCGGAGCCGCTGCATGCCGACCACGCGATTACGGTCGCACACAACTACCTCGACACCGACGGCTACAATCGCTACTGA
- a CDS encoding UDP-glucose dehydrogenase family protein, translated as MNVSVVGSGSLGTTVAACLADLGHEVTAVDTDEATVEALSRGETPVDEPGLGPMVTAYAGRGLTATTDHAAILETDLTMLASPTPTDEDGSPDTGALLAAAEAVGAALADADGYHLVVVKSTALPGFVESELLPTLEAASGMTEGEDFGVAVNPAFLRAGSAVDDFMEPDRIVIGTDGDDRALDRLAELYHPLVSDWDVPVVETGRQEATMIKYANSAFLAAKASLINDIGNVCKEVGVDTYAVADALGEDDRISERFLQSGVGWGGSRLPADTTALASAARDAGYEPAMLEAAIEVNDRQPQRLLSLLESHCELAGARVAVLGLASEAGSDDVRGSQAKPVIAGLRDRGASVVAYDPRAADAMAETYPDIEYADSAAAALDGADAAAFLAGWPAFADLDAEFDAMAEPVVVDGRRIVGRREGLVYEGLTW; from the coding sequence ATGAACGTAAGCGTCGTCGGCAGCGGCTCCCTCGGGACCACCGTTGCGGCCTGTCTGGCCGACCTCGGACACGAGGTGACCGCCGTCGATACTGACGAAGCGACTGTTGAAGCGCTCTCGCGGGGCGAGACCCCCGTCGATGAACCGGGGCTCGGCCCGATGGTGACCGCCTACGCCGGCCGCGGACTAACGGCGACGACGGACCACGCGGCGATACTGGAGACGGACCTGACGATGCTTGCCTCCCCAACGCCGACAGACGAGGACGGCTCGCCCGACACCGGCGCGCTCTTGGCTGCCGCCGAGGCGGTCGGAGCGGCACTGGCTGACGCCGACGGCTACCACCTCGTTGTCGTGAAATCGACCGCGCTGCCCGGTTTTGTCGAATCAGAGCTGCTACCGACGCTTGAGGCTGCAAGCGGCATGACCGAAGGCGAAGACTTCGGCGTCGCGGTCAATCCCGCGTTCCTCCGGGCGGGCAGCGCTGTCGACGACTTCATGGAACCGGACCGTATCGTCATCGGCACCGACGGCGACGACCGCGCGCTCGACCGGCTTGCGGAGCTGTACCACCCGCTCGTCAGCGACTGGGACGTGCCCGTCGTCGAGACTGGCCGCCAGGAAGCGACGATGATAAAGTACGCAAACAGCGCCTTCCTTGCGGCGAAGGCCAGTCTCATCAACGACATCGGAAACGTCTGCAAGGAAGTCGGCGTCGACACGTACGCCGTCGCCGACGCGCTCGGCGAGGACGACCGCATCAGCGAGCGGTTCCTGCAGTCGGGTGTCGGATGGGGTGGCAGCCGCCTGCCGGCAGACACTACCGCGCTCGCCTCGGCCGCCCGTGACGCTGGATACGAGCCGGCGATGCTCGAAGCCGCTATCGAGGTCAACGACCGCCAGCCCCAACGGCTGCTGTCGCTGTTGGAATCCCATTGTGAACTTGCTGGTGCCCGCGTCGCGGTACTCGGCCTTGCATCCGAGGCCGGCTCCGACGATGTCCGCGGCTCTCAGGCCAAGCCGGTCATTGCGGGGCTTCGCGACCGCGGCGCGTCCGTCGTCGCATACGACCCTCGCGCAGCCGATGCGATGGCCGAGACATACCCGGACATCGAGTATGCCGACTCGGCGGCCGCCGCGCTCGATGGGGCTGACGCCGCCGCGTTCCTCGCCGGCTGGCCGGCGTTTGCCGACCTCGACGCGGAGTTCGATGCGATGGCTGAACCGGTCGTCGTGGACGGCCGGCGCATCGTGGGCCGCCGCGAAGGACTCGTCTACGAAGGGTTGACGTGGTAA
- a CDS encoding DHH family phosphoesterase: protein MDRLVLGCAPGTRQFVEQLAEQPASLLVLVGDEARADTLRDSGIDTRVVDPTDPAAIRTVAGDAASVVVAPEASPEAAAIADAARSAYPDTFLLACFGRQPSEPVRSEVAAVADRVVDGLAETRDKLLAAVGEGGLRTRKLQHVLRTIDGPLAVVAHDNPDPDAIGSAIGLKRIAEAAGVEATACYYGDINHQENRALVNLLEFDLRSLDADCDPSSFGGIALVDHSRPGANDGLPPEADIDIVIDHHPPRQPIQARFVDLRSDVGATCTLVAGYLRELGIPIDENLASGLLYGIWTDTQSFSRGVARADFEAAAALIETADREALQRIESPSVTAGTLETVQRAISNRTVRDDVLVTCVGQVSDRDALSQAADKLLNMQDISTTLVCGYTDETVFISARARAADLDLGETLREAFGQIGSAGGHADMAGAQIPVGILLDDADERERRSVIEDVITERFFEAVGMTPDYVPFVYADTFGGVE from the coding sequence ATGGACCGGTTGGTGTTGGGGTGTGCGCCGGGGACCCGGCAGTTCGTCGAGCAACTCGCCGAGCAGCCGGCATCGCTGCTGGTGCTTGTCGGCGACGAAGCCCGCGCCGACACGCTCCGGGACAGCGGCATCGACACCCGGGTGGTCGACCCCACCGACCCGGCCGCTATCAGGACAGTCGCCGGCGACGCTGCGTCGGTCGTCGTCGCGCCCGAGGCGAGTCCAGAGGCGGCAGCCATCGCCGACGCGGCGCGCAGTGCTTACCCGGATACCTTTCTGCTCGCCTGCTTTGGCCGACAACCATCCGAACCGGTTCGGTCGGAGGTTGCGGCTGTCGCTGACCGTGTCGTTGACGGACTCGCGGAGACGCGTGACAAGCTACTGGCGGCCGTCGGCGAGGGCGGTCTCCGGACCCGAAAGCTCCAGCACGTACTCCGGACTATCGACGGGCCGCTCGCGGTCGTTGCCCACGACAACCCCGACCCCGACGCCATCGGGTCGGCCATCGGCCTCAAACGCATTGCCGAGGCCGCGGGCGTCGAGGCGACCGCCTGTTATTACGGCGACATCAATCATCAGGAAAACCGGGCGCTGGTCAACCTGCTGGAGTTCGACCTTCGCAGTCTCGATGCCGACTGCGACCCCTCGTCGTTCGGTGGTATCGCACTCGTTGACCACTCGCGGCCGGGGGCTAACGACGGCTTGCCGCCCGAAGCGGACATCGACATTGTCATCGACCACCACCCGCCTCGCCAACCGATACAGGCGCGCTTTGTCGACCTGCGAAGCGATGTCGGCGCGACCTGTACGTTGGTGGCCGGGTACCTGCGCGAACTGGGCATTCCCATCGACGAGAATCTCGCCAGCGGCCTCCTGTACGGCATCTGGACGGACACGCAGTCGTTCAGCCGAGGGGTCGCCCGGGCTGACTTCGAGGCGGCGGCAGCGCTCATCGAGACCGCCGACAGGGAGGCACTGCAGCGAATCGAATCGCCGAGCGTGACTGCCGGGACGCTCGAAACCGTCCAGCGGGCCATCTCGAACCGAACCGTCAGAGACGACGTACTGGTGACCTGTGTCGGACAGGTTTCCGACAGAGACGCGCTCTCGCAGGCTGCGGACAAGCTGTTGAACATGCAGGACATCTCTACGACCCTCGTCTGTGGCTACACCGACGAGACGGTGTTTATCTCCGCGCGGGCGCGAGCAGCCGACCTCGACCTCGGTGAAACACTCCGGGAAGCGTTCGGGCAAATCGGCAGCGCCGGCGGCCACGCGGACATGGCCGGCGCCCAGATACCGGTCGGTATTCTCCTCGATGACGCCGACGAACGGGAGCGGCGGAGCGTTATCGAGGACGTCATCACCGAGCGGTTCTTCGAGGCCGTCGGGATGACACCGGACTATGTCCCGTTTGTCTACGCCGACACCTTCGGCGGCGTTGAGTGA
- a CDS encoding recombinase family protein — MTVACYVRVSTADQNLDRQLESTSNYAQDELGAALGDIDTYRDKSTGTDTERRGYRDLVAQLEAGTVDAVVVHEISRLARSLQDLERTVSRVTDAGAEIHFVRDGLVFGDGKEKPMQRLQLQMLGAFAEWEARVKQMNTREGIAARQQNDEYHHGPAPLGFEKDDGRLIETDTYHEVVAVLDMVQKDELSKRKAAGRLDCSRSTIGRALDRRELYGL; from the coding sequence GTGACCGTCGCCTGTTACGTCCGCGTTTCGACCGCGGACCAGAATCTCGACCGACAACTCGAATCGACCAGCAACTACGCACAAGATGAACTTGGAGCGGCACTCGGGGATATCGACACCTACCGAGACAAGTCGACCGGCACTGATACCGAACGGCGCGGGTACCGTGACCTCGTCGCCCAGCTCGAAGCCGGAACGGTCGACGCCGTCGTAGTGCACGAAATAAGCCGCCTTGCCCGGTCGCTGCAGGACCTCGAACGGACTGTTAGCCGCGTCACCGACGCTGGCGCGGAAATTCACTTTGTCCGCGACGGTCTCGTCTTCGGTGACGGGAAAGAAAAGCCGATGCAGCGGCTTCAACTCCAGATGCTCGGCGCGTTCGCGGAATGGGAAGCCCGAGTCAAGCAGATGAACACCCGCGAGGGTATCGCTGCTCGGCAGCAAAACGATGAGTATCACCACGGACCGGCCCCGCTCGGCTTCGAGAAAGACGATGGCCGACTCATCGAGACCGACACCTATCACGAAGTCGTCGCGGTCCTCGATATGGTACAAAAAGACGAGCTGTCAAAGCGGAAGGCCGCCGGCCGGCTTGATTGTTCCCGGTCGACCATCGGCCGGGCGCTGGACCGACGCGAACTGTACGGATTGTAA
- a CDS encoding acyl-CoA mutase large subunit family protein, with translation MFDEEDLETIREERKRWASETHDDSERRERFATVSNREVDRLYTPADVADLDYAADLGYPGEPPYTRGVYPTMYRGRTWTMRQFAGFGTAAETNERFHYLIDEGQTGLSTAFDMPTLMGIDSDAPMSDGEVGKEGVAVDTLRDMEILFDGIDIGEVSTSFTINPSAPVIYAMYVALADRQGVPRSEIRGTLQNDMLKEFIAQKEWAVPPEPSLDIVVDTVEFAVEETPKFHPISVSGYHIREAGSTATQEAAFTLADGFAYVEACMDRGLDVDAFAPLLSFFFNSHNDIFEEVAKFRATRRVYARLLAEWYGAETDDARRLKFHTQTAGQSLTAQQPLNNIVRTTVQAMAAVLGGTQSLHTNSYDEALALPSEEAVRVALRTQQILAEESGAADIVDPLGGSFAVESLTDELESDIVDYLDEIREMGDGSIRDGVLAGIERGYFHREIQEASYEYQNRIEDGTETVVGVTDYTIDEETSPEILTVDDEVQRRQRDRLEAVKNDRDDDAVEEALAALSAAIENDDNVMPPIIDAVKAYATMGEIMGVFEDHYGAYEEAVGLA, from the coding sequence ATGTTCGACGAGGAGGACCTCGAGACCATACGGGAGGAGCGAAAGCGGTGGGCCTCGGAGACACACGACGACAGCGAGCGGCGGGAGCGGTTTGCGACAGTCTCCAACCGCGAGGTCGACCGGCTGTACACCCCAGCAGACGTTGCTGACCTCGATTATGCGGCCGACCTCGGGTATCCGGGCGAGCCGCCCTACACTCGCGGCGTCTATCCGACGATGTACCGCGGCCGAACGTGGACGATGCGGCAGTTCGCTGGCTTCGGGACTGCCGCCGAGACCAACGAGCGGTTCCACTACCTCATCGATGAGGGACAGACCGGACTCTCGACGGCCTTCGATATGCCGACGCTTATGGGTATCGACTCGGACGCTCCGATGAGCGACGGCGAGGTCGGCAAGGAGGGGGTCGCCGTCGACACGCTCCGGGATATGGAGATCCTCTTCGACGGCATCGACATCGGCGAGGTTTCAACCTCGTTTACGATCAACCCCTCTGCGCCGGTCATCTATGCGATGTACGTCGCGCTGGCGGACAGACAGGGCGTCCCACGGTCGGAGATCCGCGGCACGCTCCAAAACGACATGCTCAAAGAGTTCATCGCACAGAAGGAGTGGGCCGTCCCCCCGGAGCCGTCGCTGGATATCGTCGTCGACACGGTCGAGTTCGCCGTCGAGGAGACGCCGAAGTTCCACCCGATTTCGGTGTCCGGCTATCACATCCGCGAGGCGGGGTCGACGGCAACGCAGGAGGCCGCGTTCACGCTCGCTGACGGCTTTGCCTACGTTGAGGCCTGCATGGACCGTGGGCTCGATGTCGATGCGTTCGCGCCGCTTCTGTCGTTCTTTTTCAACTCTCACAACGACATCTTCGAGGAGGTCGCCAAATTCCGCGCGACTCGCCGCGTCTACGCTCGCTTGCTCGCTGAGTGGTACGGCGCTGAGACCGATGATGCCCGGCGGCTGAAGTTCCACACCCAGACGGCAGGTCAGTCGCTGACGGCCCAGCAACCGCTGAACAACATCGTCCGGACAACAGTACAGGCGATGGCGGCGGTGCTCGGCGGCACGCAGTCGCTTCACACCAACAGCTACGACGAGGCGCTGGCGCTGCCGAGCGAGGAGGCGGTCCGGGTCGCGCTCCGCACCCAGCAGATACTCGCCGAGGAGTCCGGAGCGGCCGACATCGTCGACCCGCTCGGCGGAAGCTTTGCGGTCGAGTCGCTGACCGACGAACTGGAGTCCGACATCGTCGACTACCTCGACGAGATACGGGAGATGGGCGACGGCTCCATCCGCGACGGCGTGTTGGCGGGTATCGAGCGCGGCTACTTCCACCGGGAGATTCAGGAAGCATCGTACGAATACCAAAACCGCATCGAGGATGGCACCGAGACAGTCGTCGGTGTGACCGACTACACTATCGACGAGGAGACGTCCCCGGAGATTCTCACCGTCGACGACGAGGTCCAGCGTCGCCAGCGGGACCGCCTCGAAGCGGTCAAAAACGACCGTGACGACGATGCCGTCGAAGAGGCGCTTGCGGCGCTTTCGGCAGCTATCGAGAACGACGACAACGTCATGCCGCCCATCATCGACGCGGTGAAAGCCTACGCGACGATGGGCGAGATCATGGGCGTCTTCGAGGACCACTACGGGGCCTACGAGGAAGCTGTCGGACTGGCCTGA